A region from the Candidatus Eisenbacteria bacterium genome encodes:
- a CDS encoding MinD/ParA family protein, which yields MPPIRHMDSPPTCFLPEAAPRLADRSDHAGRRSEKTDEVSSVTPLAVANCTSCFPQPSLRLQGMQIAVRIPPPPGGSTRTGGRGGMKVGRRSAGADGFRLLRTGGREPEPARRPRARTLAVVSGKGGVGKTTLVVNLAVALRGLGRRVLILDGDLGMGNADLLMGKVPRHTLHDVVLGERGAAETVLEVQDGIRLLAGSTGVEEMANLDDLRRERLLCSVTTLEEEADVVLIDTGPGLHRTGIHLARAADEVLVITTPEPTAFTDAYAILRVLRKGRLPSTVWMVVNQAHDRGEAQATAQKMKSIARRFLSFEPDYLGFVLEDPAVGLSVRRQTPLLDLYPDSKAARCVLRLAHRLIEGSSPQPQRIAQGGGIGSVAYLEDAPA from the coding sequence ATGCCACCGATCCGGCACATGGATTCTCCTCCGACCTGTTTCTTGCCGGAGGCCGCACCAAGATTGGCCGACCGATCGGATCACGCGGGAAGGCGATCTGAGAAGACGGATGAAGTCTCTTCCGTAACGCCTTTGGCAGTGGCGAATTGTACGAGTTGTTTCCCGCAGCCCTCTCTCCGTCTCCAGGGCATGCAGATTGCAGTTCGTATCCCGCCGCCGCCCGGGGGATCGACCCGAACAGGCGGTCGAGGAGGAATGAAGGTGGGCAGAAGGAGCGCTGGCGCAGACGGGTTCCGCCTCCTGAGAACGGGCGGGCGCGAGCCGGAGCCGGCGCGTCGTCCCCGGGCGCGGACCCTGGCCGTCGTGAGCGGGAAGGGGGGCGTGGGGAAGACGACGCTGGTCGTGAACCTCGCTGTCGCCCTTCGTGGCCTCGGCCGGCGCGTCCTCATCCTCGACGGCGATTTGGGGATGGGCAACGCCGATCTCCTCATGGGCAAGGTGCCGCGCCACACGCTCCATGACGTCGTCCTGGGAGAGCGCGGGGCCGCTGAGACCGTCCTCGAAGTGCAGGACGGCATCCGTCTCCTCGCCGGTTCCACCGGAGTCGAGGAGATGGCCAATCTGGATGACCTCCGCCGCGAGCGCCTCCTCTGCTCGGTCACGACCCTGGAGGAGGAGGCCGACGTCGTCTTGATCGACACGGGGCCCGGCCTGCATCGCACCGGCATCCACCTCGCGCGCGCGGCCGACGAAGTCCTGGTCATCACGACGCCCGAGCCGACGGCGTTCACCGACGCCTATGCGATCCTGCGGGTCCTGCGCAAGGGGAGGTTGCCGTCGACCGTCTGGATGGTTGTCAACCAGGCGCACGATCGAGGCGAGGCCCAGGCGACGGCCCAGAAGATGAAGTCGATCGCGCGGCGCTTTCTCTCCTTTGAGCCCGACTATCTCGGGTTTGTTCTCGAGGACCCGGCGGTCGGGCTCTCCGTGCGCCGGCAGACCCCCCTTCTAGACCTGTACCCCGATTCCAAAGCCGCCCGCTGTGTGCTCCGCCTCGCCCATCGACTGATCGAGGGGAGTTCGCCGCAGCCGCAGCGGATCGCGCAAGGGGGAGGAATCGGGAGCGTGGCATACCTGGAGGACGCCCCGGCGTAG
- a CDS encoding response regulator produces MPFEPEQMSRGTIVETGRGLSQPVRCLVVDASARVVGQIHSTLSFLTPGIRLLSPARGGPEALRAIRDLRPDLLFLDLDMPRMAGLTTLRALGGLRPARVVALAPETLEGGRAAWDALGLGAYDFLPKRERRGEAMIDLPPDELAAALFRAIAPFAGLRREGALRLRTRATWAGETASLPVLLAMIGTHRLTRLARFMSWREDPSPPLVIEAPHPPRFTKALLEGLNRAIRRPVRVAAPGDRLAPDQIFLVSGGERLLVRRDGFGCEIGILGPAPGPESGARSLGMGNDLAARLGDQGGLLLADRPPRTMEHVARRLSREGRLFLLKAPGPDGGRLPLLRTVCPASRPAALRNAS; encoded by the coding sequence TCGATGCCTCCGCGCGCGTCGTCGGGCAGATCCACTCCACCCTCTCCTTTCTCACGCCCGGCATCCGGCTGCTGTCGCCGGCTCGCGGAGGCCCGGAGGCCCTGCGGGCGATCCGCGATCTCCGTCCCGATCTCCTCTTCCTCGATCTCGACATGCCGAGGATGGCAGGTCTGACGACCCTCAGGGCGCTCGGCGGGTTGCGTCCCGCGCGTGTTGTCGCGCTCGCGCCCGAGACGCTCGAGGGGGGGCGAGCTGCGTGGGATGCCCTGGGCCTGGGCGCTTACGACTTTCTCCCGAAGCGGGAGCGCAGGGGGGAGGCGATGATCGATCTGCCCCCCGACGAGCTTGCGGCCGCGCTCTTTCGCGCGATCGCCCCCTTCGCGGGCTTGAGGCGCGAGGGAGCGCTCCGCCTGAGGACCCGCGCGACTTGGGCCGGGGAGACGGCGTCGCTGCCTGTCCTGCTCGCCATGATCGGAACTCACAGGCTCACTCGGCTCGCCAGGTTCATGTCATGGAGGGAGGATCCTAGCCCGCCGCTCGTCATCGAAGCGCCGCACCCCCCTCGATTCACCAAGGCGCTTCTCGAGGGGCTGAACCGCGCGATTCGCCGGCCCGTTCGCGTCGCGGCGCCGGGGGATCGCCTCGCCCCGGACCAGATCTTCCTCGTCTCGGGCGGAGAGAGGCTTCTCGTCCGCCGCGACGGCTTCGGCTGCGAGATCGGCATCCTCGGCCCTGCCCCAGGGCCGGAATCGGGGGCGCGGTCGTTGGGGATGGGCAACGATCTCGCGGCGCGCCTTGGAGACCAGGGCGGGCTGCTCCTCGCTGATCGTCCTCCGCGGACGATGGAGCATGTCGCCCGGCGCCTCTCTCGCGAGGGGCGTCTCTTCCTCCTGAAGGCTCCCGGCCCTGATGGGGGAAGGCTTCCTCTCCTCCGGACGGTCTGCCCCGCCTCGCGCCCCGCAGCCCTCAGAAACGCCTCCTGA
- a CDS encoding FliA/WhiG family RNA polymerase sigma factor, with protein sequence MSESNALARLNKIVVREDAPAVDRQRAESLRRYAPLVKYVVDRIATGLPKSIEKDDLINTAIIGLFDALEKYDPSRGNKFETYAIWRIKGAVLDELRSMDWVSRTTRRKARNLERVCSTLDQKLGRAATELEIAREMKLPLPDLLRLIEEVRGTVLLSLDQTVTVDEDHDLAGLADMIEDEEAPDALSLIEEEENKEHLLHSVNNLTEQERLVVALYYYEEMTLKEIGETLHISESRVSQIHTKAILRLRGRMRRQLAA encoded by the coding sequence ATGAGCGAATCGAACGCCTTGGCGAGACTCAACAAGATCGTAGTCCGAGAGGATGCGCCCGCCGTCGACAGGCAGCGCGCGGAGTCCCTGCGCCGCTACGCGCCTCTCGTGAAGTACGTCGTCGACCGCATCGCCACGGGGCTGCCGAAGTCGATCGAGAAGGATGACCTGATCAACACCGCGATCATCGGCCTCTTCGACGCCCTCGAGAAATACGATCCGAGTCGCGGCAACAAGTTCGAGACCTACGCCATCTGGAGAATCAAGGGAGCCGTCCTCGATGAACTCAGGAGCATGGACTGGGTCTCCCGAACCACCCGGCGCAAGGCGCGCAATCTGGAGAGGGTCTGCAGCACGCTCGACCAGAAGCTCGGGCGCGCCGCGACGGAGCTCGAGATCGCCCGGGAGATGAAGCTGCCTCTCCCCGACCTCCTGCGCCTCATCGAGGAGGTGCGCGGAACCGTCCTCCTGTCGCTTGACCAGACGGTCACTGTCGACGAGGACCACGACCTCGCGGGTCTGGCCGACATGATCGAGGACGAGGAGGCGCCAGACGCCCTCTCGCTGATCGAGGAGGAGGAGAACAAGGAACACCTGCTCCACTCGGTCAACAACCTGACCGAGCAGGAGAGGCTCGTCGTCGCCCTCTATTACTACGAGGAGATGACGCTCAAGGAGATCGGCGAGACCCTCCACATCTCGGAGTCGCGGGTCTCGCAGATCCACACCAAGGCGATTCTGCGCCTGCGGGGCAGGATGCGCAGGCAGCTCGCCGCCTAG